In Drosophila teissieri strain GT53w chromosome 2R, Prin_Dtei_1.1, whole genome shotgun sequence, the following proteins share a genomic window:
- the LOC122612987 gene encoding uncharacterized protein LOC122612987 has protein sequence MAPSVIRNETQCSVPWRADVPEVLHPSAFKLPMTSVGEEKVCTTTIRSRVDAGTKLEVVLKIEPSVRIRTPVRALSDTVVSKFRDIMLADDQFHRPATVSMVLGADAYPKVIQSGFLTFDEGMPVAQKTVFGWIVSGACSLPSGHVGAIHTRIGLPGEPIAQNTHFGCILSGRPEGVRDSTQLRCHRVLLHTKALLKRFCKVESVPDRPTATDEDLWCESFFQRTFVHRSDGRYVVRLPFKTYRQPAMVLGRSHQMALNRFLHLERRLSSSPERWSKYVEEIEEYFALEEIAPAVGSGSSSVRNTSTNRHVAFCVPPHHAVFKKDPQSTKQLIVFGASLRTCNGRSLNDILWTGPTLQNDITAVILNWRKYRFDFTPDIQKMYRCIDVHPDDGQYQPILWRAAP, from the exons ATGGCCCCCTCCGTCATCCGAAACGAAACGCAGTGCTCGGtgccttggagagcagacgtacccgAGGTACTCCATCCGTCAGCCTTTAAGCTGCCGATGACCAGTGTTGGCGAAGAGAAGGTCTGCACGACGACGATTCGCTCCAGGGTCGACGCGGGAACGAAGCTGGAGGTCGTGCTCAAGATCGAGCccagtgtgcggatccgcacacctgTCCGGGCATTGAGCGACACAGTGGTGTCCAAGTTCCGGGACATCATGCTTGCTGATGACCAGTTCCATCGGCCTGCTACCGTCTCCATGGTCTTGGGAGCAGATGCTTATCCAAAGGTCATCCAATCCGGAttcctgaccttcgacgagggaatgccggtcgcccagaaaactgtttttggGTGGATCGTGTCCGGTGCCTGCAGCCTGCC GAGTGGACATGTTGGCGCAATTCACACCAGGATCGGTTTGCCAGGCGAGCCCATAGCTCAGAATACGCACTTCGGATGTATCCTATCTGGACGTCCTGAAGGAGTGAGGGATTCAACTCAGTTGCGCTGTCATCGAGTGCTTTTGCACACCAAGGCATTGCTGAAGCGTTTCTGTAAGGTCGAGTCGGTTCCAGACCGCCCTACAGCAACAGACGAGGACTTGTGGTGCGAGTCCTTTTTCCAGAGAACTTTTGTGCATCGATCGGATGGCCGCTACGTAGTGCGGTTGCCCTTTAAAACCTATCGACAGCCAGCCATGGTTCTGGGAAGATCTCATCAAATGGCACTTAATCGGTTCCTGCACTTGGAAAGACGTCTGTCTAGCAGCCCAGAACGGTGGAGCAAATATgtggaggagatcgaggaatACTTCGCGCTTGAGGAAATAGCACCGGCGGTGGGCAGTGGAAGCAGTTCTGTAAGGAATACTTCCACGAATAGGCACGTAGCATTCTGTGTTCCCCCGCATCACGCTGTTTTTAAGAAGGATCCTCAATCGACCAAACAGCTAATCGTCTTCGGTGCCTCCTTAAGGACTTGCAATGGACGATCTTTAAACGACATTCTTTGGACTGGACCGACCCTGCAGAACGACATAACGGCAGTCATACTTAATTGGCGGAAATATCGTTTCGATTTCACGCCGGATATACAGAAAATGTATCGCTGTATAGATGTGCACCCGGATGACGGCCAATATCAGCCGATTTTATGGCGGGCGGcgccataa